In Cytobacillus oceanisediminis, the following proteins share a genomic window:
- a CDS encoding YwpF-like family protein, producing MKTFKLVSLQLVEENGLIDIELDDGLIINKEDEKSTWLLEAFIDKSYLEYFKKRADDKDELTIQVVITKKENDPAAFQTKITSISELENHISILFEGSLKRTKNDYAELLLQDLLDKGLNGDSLLDEFKIKMQSKPRLAAAKKENKETPAQS from the coding sequence ATGAAAACATTTAAACTTGTTTCTCTGCAATTGGTGGAAGAAAATGGCCTGATTGATATCGAACTGGATGATGGGTTGATTATCAATAAAGAAGACGAGAAGAGCACCTGGCTCCTGGAGGCATTTATTGATAAATCCTATCTTGAGTACTTCAAAAAGCGCGCTGATGACAAGGACGAGCTGACCATCCAAGTTGTTATTACGAAAAAAGAAAACGATCCAGCCGCATTCCAAACTAAAATTACCTCTATCAGTGAACTGGAAAACCATATCAGCATCCTTTTTGAAGGATCACTCAAAAGAACGAAAAATGATTATGCCGAATTGCTGCTTCAGGACCTGCTGGACAAAGGCTTAAATGGAGACAGTCTTCTGGACGAATTTAAGATTAAGATGCAAAGCAAGCCGCGCCTGGCTGCTGCAAAAAAGGAAAATAAAGAAACTCCCGCTCAATCATGA